A genome region from Macaca fascicularis isolate 582-1 chromosome 3, T2T-MFA8v1.1 includes the following:
- the AP4M1 gene encoding AP-4 complex subunit mu-1 isoform X3, protein MISQFFILSSKGDPLIYKDFRGDSGGRDVAELFYRKLTGLPGDESPVVMYHDGRHFIHIRHSSLYLVVTTSENVSPFSLLELLSRLATLLGDYCGSLGEGTISRNVALVYELLDEVLSQKNEVFLDVVERLSVLIASNGSLLKVDVQGEIRLKSFLPSGSEMRIGLTEEFCVGKSELRGYGPGIRVDEVSFHSSVNLDEFESHRILRLQPPQGELTVMRYQLSDDLPSPLPFRLFPSVQWDRGSGRLQVYLKLRCDLPSKSQALNVRLHLPLPRGVVSLSQELSSPEQKAELAEGALRWDLPRVQGGSQLSGLFQMDVPGPPGPPSHGLSTSAPPLGLGPASLSFELPRHTCSGLQVRFLRLAFRPCGNANPHKWVRHLSHSDAYVIRI, encoded by the exons ATGATTTCCCAGTTCTTCATTCTGTCCTCCAAGGGGGACCCGCTCATCTACAAAGACT TCCGCGGGGACAGTGGCGGCCGGGATGTGGCCGAGCTCTTCTACCGGAAGCTGACGGGACTGCCAGGAGACGAGTCCCCGGTTGTCATG TATCACGATGGCCGTCATTTCATTCACATCAGACACAGCAGCCTGTATTTGGTGGTAACAACTTCAGAAAACGTTTCTCCCTTCAGCCTCCTAGAACTGCTCTCCAG GTTGGCCACTCTTCTGGGCGATTACTGTGGCTCCCTGGGCGAGGGGACCATCTCCCGCAATGTGGCTCTGGTCTACGAACTCCTGGATGAAGTGCTG agCCAAAAGAATGAAGTTTTTTTGGATGTGGTCGAGAGATTGTCTGTACTGATAGCATCTAAT GGCTCCCTGCTGAAGGTGGATGTGCAGGGAGAGATTCGGCTCAAGAGTTTCCTTCCCAGCGGCTCTG AGATGCGCATTGGCTTGACGGAAGAGTTTTGTGTGGGAAAGTCAGAGCTAAGAG gtTATGGGCCAGGAATCCGGGTCGATGAAGTCTCGTTTCACAGCTCTGTGAATCTGGATGAGTTTGAGTCTCATCGAATCCTCCGCTTGCAACCACCTCAGGGCGAG CTGACTGTGATGCGGTACCAACTCTCCGATGACCTCCCGTCACCGCTTCCCTTCCGACTCTTCCCCTCTGTGCAGTGGGACCGAGGCTCAGGCCG GCTCCAGGTTTATCTGAAGTTGCGATGCGACCTGCCCTCGAAGAG CCAAGCCCTCAATGTCAGGCTGCACCTTCCCCTGCCTCGAGGGGTGGTCAG CCTGTCTCAGGAGCTGAGCAGCCCAGAGCAGAAGGCCGAGCTGGCGGAGGGAGCCCTTCGCTGGGACCTGCCTCGGGTGCAAGGAGGCTCTCAACTCTCGGGCCTTTTCCAG ATGGACGTCCCAGGGCCCCCAGGACCTCCCAGCCATGGGCTCTCCACCTCGGCCCCTCCTCTGGGTCTGGGCCCGGCCAGTCTCTCCTTTGAGCTTCCCCGGCACACGTGCTCCGGCCTCCAGGTTCGATTCCTCAGGCTGGCCTTCAGGCCGTGCGGCAATGCCAACCCCCACAAGTGGGTGCGACACCTAAGCCACAGCGATGCCTACGTCATTCGGATCTGA
- the AP4M1 gene encoding AP-4 complex subunit mu-1 isoform X4, protein MISQFFILSSKGDPLIYKDFRGDSGGRDVAELFYRKLTGLPGDESPVVMYHDGRHFIHIRHSSLYLVVTTSENVSPFSLLELLSRLATLLGDYCGSLGEGTISRNVALVYELLDEVLGSLLKVDVQGEIRLKSFLPSGSEMRIGLTEEFCVGKSELRGYGPGIRVDEVSFHSSVNLDEFESHRILRLQPPQGELTVMRYQLSDDLPSPLPFRLFPSVQWDRGSGRLQVYLKLRCDLPSKSQALNVRLHLPLPRGVVSLSQELSSPEQKAELAEGALRWDLPRVQGGSQLSGLFQMDVPGPPGPPSHGLSTSAPPLGLGPASLSFELPRHTCSGLQVRFLRLAFRPCGNANPHKWVRHLSHSDAYVIRI, encoded by the exons ATGATTTCCCAGTTCTTCATTCTGTCCTCCAAGGGGGACCCGCTCATCTACAAAGACT TCCGCGGGGACAGTGGCGGCCGGGATGTGGCCGAGCTCTTCTACCGGAAGCTGACGGGACTGCCAGGAGACGAGTCCCCGGTTGTCATG TATCACGATGGCCGTCATTTCATTCACATCAGACACAGCAGCCTGTATTTGGTGGTAACAACTTCAGAAAACGTTTCTCCCTTCAGCCTCCTAGAACTGCTCTCCAG GTTGGCCACTCTTCTGGGCGATTACTGTGGCTCCCTGGGCGAGGGGACCATCTCCCGCAATGTGGCTCTGGTCTACGAACTCCTGGATGAAGTGCTG GGCTCCCTGCTGAAGGTGGATGTGCAGGGAGAGATTCGGCTCAAGAGTTTCCTTCCCAGCGGCTCTG AGATGCGCATTGGCTTGACGGAAGAGTTTTGTGTGGGAAAGTCAGAGCTAAGAG gtTATGGGCCAGGAATCCGGGTCGATGAAGTCTCGTTTCACAGCTCTGTGAATCTGGATGAGTTTGAGTCTCATCGAATCCTCCGCTTGCAACCACCTCAGGGCGAG CTGACTGTGATGCGGTACCAACTCTCCGATGACCTCCCGTCACCGCTTCCCTTCCGACTCTTCCCCTCTGTGCAGTGGGACCGAGGCTCAGGCCG GCTCCAGGTTTATCTGAAGTTGCGATGCGACCTGCCCTCGAAGAG CCAAGCCCTCAATGTCAGGCTGCACCTTCCCCTGCCTCGAGGGGTGGTCAG CCTGTCTCAGGAGCTGAGCAGCCCAGAGCAGAAGGCCGAGCTGGCGGAGGGAGCCCTTCGCTGGGACCTGCCTCGGGTGCAAGGAGGCTCTCAACTCTCGGGCCTTTTCCAG ATGGACGTCCCAGGGCCCCCAGGACCTCCCAGCCATGGGCTCTCCACCTCGGCCCCTCCTCTGGGTCTGGGCCCGGCCAGTCTCTCCTTTGAGCTTCCCCGGCACACGTGCTCCGGCCTCCAGGTTCGATTCCTCAGGCTGGCCTTCAGGCCGTGCGGCAATGCCAACCCCCACAAGTGGGTGCGACACCTAAGCCACAGCGATGCCTACGTCATTCGGATCTGA
- the AP4M1 gene encoding AP-4 complex subunit mu-1 isoform X1: protein MISQFFILSSKGDPLIYKDFRGDSGGRDVAELFYRKLTGLPGDESPVVMYHDGRHFIHIRHSSLYLVVTTSENVSPFSLLELLSRLATLLGDYCGSLGEGTISRNVALVYELLDEVLDYGYVQTTSTEMLRNFIQTEAVVSKPFSLFDLSSVGLFGAETQQSKVAPSSAASRPVLSSRSDQSQKNEVFLDVVERLSVLIASNGSLLKVDVQGEIRLKSFLPSGSEMRIGLTEEFCVGKSELRGYGPGIRVDEVSFHSSVNLDEFESHRILRLQPPQGELTVMRYQLSDDLPSPLPFRLFPSVQWDRGSGRLQVYLKLRCDLPSKSQALNVRLHLPLPRGVVSLSQELSSPEQKAELAEGALRWDLPRVQGGSQLSGLFQMDVPGPPGPPSHGLSTSAPPLGLGPASLSFELPRHTCSGLQVRFLRLAFRPCGNANPHKWVRHLSHSDAYVIRI, encoded by the exons ATGATTTCCCAGTTCTTCATTCTGTCCTCCAAGGGGGACCCGCTCATCTACAAAGACT TCCGCGGGGACAGTGGCGGCCGGGATGTGGCCGAGCTCTTCTACCGGAAGCTGACGGGACTGCCAGGAGACGAGTCCCCGGTTGTCATG TATCACGATGGCCGTCATTTCATTCACATCAGACACAGCAGCCTGTATTTGGTGGTAACAACTTCAGAAAACGTTTCTCCCTTCAGCCTCCTAGAACTGCTCTCCAG GTTGGCCACTCTTCTGGGCGATTACTGTGGCTCCCTGGGCGAGGGGACCATCTCCCGCAATGTGGCTCTGGTCTACGAACTCCTGGATGAAGTGCTG GACTATGGCTATGTACAGACCACATCCACAGAGATGCTGAGGAATTTCATCCAGACGGAAGCTGTGGTCAGCAAGCCCTTCAGCCTCTTTGACCTCAGCAGCGTTGGCTTG TTTGGGGCTGAGACACAACAGAGCAAAGTGGCTCCCAGCAGTGCAGCCAGCCGCCCTGTCCTGTCCAGTCGCTCTGACCAG agCCAAAAGAATGAAGTTTTTTTGGATGTGGTCGAGAGATTGTCTGTACTGATAGCATCTAAT GGCTCCCTGCTGAAGGTGGATGTGCAGGGAGAGATTCGGCTCAAGAGTTTCCTTCCCAGCGGCTCTG AGATGCGCATTGGCTTGACGGAAGAGTTTTGTGTGGGAAAGTCAGAGCTAAGAG gtTATGGGCCAGGAATCCGGGTCGATGAAGTCTCGTTTCACAGCTCTGTGAATCTGGATGAGTTTGAGTCTCATCGAATCCTCCGCTTGCAACCACCTCAGGGCGAG CTGACTGTGATGCGGTACCAACTCTCCGATGACCTCCCGTCACCGCTTCCCTTCCGACTCTTCCCCTCTGTGCAGTGGGACCGAGGCTCAGGCCG GCTCCAGGTTTATCTGAAGTTGCGATGCGACCTGCCCTCGAAGAG CCAAGCCCTCAATGTCAGGCTGCACCTTCCCCTGCCTCGAGGGGTGGTCAG CCTGTCTCAGGAGCTGAGCAGCCCAGAGCAGAAGGCCGAGCTGGCGGAGGGAGCCCTTCGCTGGGACCTGCCTCGGGTGCAAGGAGGCTCTCAACTCTCGGGCCTTTTCCAG ATGGACGTCCCAGGGCCCCCAGGACCTCCCAGCCATGGGCTCTCCACCTCGGCCCCTCCTCTGGGTCTGGGCCCGGCCAGTCTCTCCTTTGAGCTTCCCCGGCACACGTGCTCCGGCCTCCAGGTTCGATTCCTCAGGCTGGCCTTCAGGCCGTGCGGCAATGCCAACCCCCACAAGTGGGTGCGACACCTAAGCCACAGCGATGCCTACGTCATTCGGATCTGA
- the AP4M1 gene encoding AP-4 complex subunit mu-1 isoform X2 — protein sequence MISQFFILSSKGDPLIYKDFRGDSGGRDVAELFYRKLTGLPGDESPVVMVTTGGRRYHDGRHFIHIRHSSLYLVVTTSENVSPFSLLELLSRLATLLGDYCGSLGEGTISRNVALVYELLDEVLDYGYVQTTSTEMLRNFIQTEAVVSKPFSLFDLSSVGLFGAETQQSKVAPSSAASRPVLSSRSDQSQKNEVFLDVVERLSVLIASNGSLLKVDVQGEIRLKSFLPSGSEMRIGLTEEFCVGKSELRGYGPGIRVDEVSFHSSVNLDEFESHRILRLQPPQGELTVMRYQLSDDLPSPLPFRLFPSVQWDRGSGRLQVYLKLRCDLPSKSQALNVRLHLPLPRGVVSLSQELSSPEQKAELAEGALRWDLPRVQGGSQLSGLFQMDVPGPPGPPSHGLSTSAPPLGLGPASLSFELPRHTCSGLQVRFLRLAFRPCGNANPHKWVRHLSHSDAYVIRI from the exons ATGATTTCCCAGTTCTTCATTCTGTCCTCCAAGGGGGACCCGCTCATCTACAAAGACT TCCGCGGGGACAGTGGCGGCCGGGATGTGGCCGAGCTCTTCTACCGGAAGCTGACGGGACTGCCAGGAGACGAGTCCCCGGTTGTCATGGTAACCACTGGCGGGAGGCGG TATCACGATGGCCGTCATTTCATTCACATCAGACACAGCAGCCTGTATTTGGTGGTAACAACTTCAGAAAACGTTTCTCCCTTCAGCCTCCTAGAACTGCTCTCCAG GTTGGCCACTCTTCTGGGCGATTACTGTGGCTCCCTGGGCGAGGGGACCATCTCCCGCAATGTGGCTCTGGTCTACGAACTCCTGGATGAAGTGCTG GACTATGGCTATGTACAGACCACATCCACAGAGATGCTGAGGAATTTCATCCAGACGGAAGCTGTGGTCAGCAAGCCCTTCAGCCTCTTTGACCTCAGCAGCGTTGGCTTG TTTGGGGCTGAGACACAACAGAGCAAAGTGGCTCCCAGCAGTGCAGCCAGCCGCCCTGTCCTGTCCAGTCGCTCTGACCAG agCCAAAAGAATGAAGTTTTTTTGGATGTGGTCGAGAGATTGTCTGTACTGATAGCATCTAAT GGCTCCCTGCTGAAGGTGGATGTGCAGGGAGAGATTCGGCTCAAGAGTTTCCTTCCCAGCGGCTCTG AGATGCGCATTGGCTTGACGGAAGAGTTTTGTGTGGGAAAGTCAGAGCTAAGAG gtTATGGGCCAGGAATCCGGGTCGATGAAGTCTCGTTTCACAGCTCTGTGAATCTGGATGAGTTTGAGTCTCATCGAATCCTCCGCTTGCAACCACCTCAGGGCGAG CTGACTGTGATGCGGTACCAACTCTCCGATGACCTCCCGTCACCGCTTCCCTTCCGACTCTTCCCCTCTGTGCAGTGGGACCGAGGCTCAGGCCG GCTCCAGGTTTATCTGAAGTTGCGATGCGACCTGCCCTCGAAGAG CCAAGCCCTCAATGTCAGGCTGCACCTTCCCCTGCCTCGAGGGGTGGTCAG CCTGTCTCAGGAGCTGAGCAGCCCAGAGCAGAAGGCCGAGCTGGCGGAGGGAGCCCTTCGCTGGGACCTGCCTCGGGTGCAAGGAGGCTCTCAACTCTCGGGCCTTTTCCAG ATGGACGTCCCAGGGCCCCCAGGACCTCCCAGCCATGGGCTCTCCACCTCGGCCCCTCCTCTGGGTCTGGGCCCGGCCAGTCTCTCCTTTGAGCTTCCCCGGCACACGTGCTCCGGCCTCCAGGTTCGATTCCTCAGGCTGGCCTTCAGGCCGTGCGGCAATGCCAACCCCCACAAGTGGGTGCGACACCTAAGCCACAGCGATGCCTACGTCATTCGGATCTGA
- the AP4M1 gene encoding AP-4 complex subunit mu-1 isoform X5: MISQFFILSSKGDPLIYKDFRGDSGGRDVAELFYRKLTGLPGDESPVVMVTTGGRRYHDGRHFIHIRHSSLYLVVTTSENVSPFSLLELLSRLATLLGDYCGSLGEGTISRNVALVYELLDEVLSQKNEVFLDVVERLSVLIASNGSLLKVDVQGEIRLKSFLPSGSEMRIGLTEEFCVGKSELRGYGPGIRVDEVSFHSSVNLDEFESHRILRLQPPQGELTVMRYQLSDDLPSPLPFRLFPSVQWDRGSGRLQVYLKLRCDLPSKSQALNVRLHLPLPRGVVSLSQELSSPEQKAELAEGALRWDLPRVQGGSQLSGLFQMDVPGPPGPPSHGLSTSAPPLGLGPASLSFELPRHTCSGLQVRFLRLAFRPCGNANPHKWVRHLSHSDAYVIRI, encoded by the exons ATGATTTCCCAGTTCTTCATTCTGTCCTCCAAGGGGGACCCGCTCATCTACAAAGACT TCCGCGGGGACAGTGGCGGCCGGGATGTGGCCGAGCTCTTCTACCGGAAGCTGACGGGACTGCCAGGAGACGAGTCCCCGGTTGTCATGGTAACCACTGGCGGGAGGCGG TATCACGATGGCCGTCATTTCATTCACATCAGACACAGCAGCCTGTATTTGGTGGTAACAACTTCAGAAAACGTTTCTCCCTTCAGCCTCCTAGAACTGCTCTCCAG GTTGGCCACTCTTCTGGGCGATTACTGTGGCTCCCTGGGCGAGGGGACCATCTCCCGCAATGTGGCTCTGGTCTACGAACTCCTGGATGAAGTGCTG agCCAAAAGAATGAAGTTTTTTTGGATGTGGTCGAGAGATTGTCTGTACTGATAGCATCTAAT GGCTCCCTGCTGAAGGTGGATGTGCAGGGAGAGATTCGGCTCAAGAGTTTCCTTCCCAGCGGCTCTG AGATGCGCATTGGCTTGACGGAAGAGTTTTGTGTGGGAAAGTCAGAGCTAAGAG gtTATGGGCCAGGAATCCGGGTCGATGAAGTCTCGTTTCACAGCTCTGTGAATCTGGATGAGTTTGAGTCTCATCGAATCCTCCGCTTGCAACCACCTCAGGGCGAG CTGACTGTGATGCGGTACCAACTCTCCGATGACCTCCCGTCACCGCTTCCCTTCCGACTCTTCCCCTCTGTGCAGTGGGACCGAGGCTCAGGCCG GCTCCAGGTTTATCTGAAGTTGCGATGCGACCTGCCCTCGAAGAG CCAAGCCCTCAATGTCAGGCTGCACCTTCCCCTGCCTCGAGGGGTGGTCAG CCTGTCTCAGGAGCTGAGCAGCCCAGAGCAGAAGGCCGAGCTGGCGGAGGGAGCCCTTCGCTGGGACCTGCCTCGGGTGCAAGGAGGCTCTCAACTCTCGGGCCTTTTCCAG ATGGACGTCCCAGGGCCCCCAGGACCTCCCAGCCATGGGCTCTCCACCTCGGCCCCTCCTCTGGGTCTGGGCCCGGCCAGTCTCTCCTTTGAGCTTCCCCGGCACACGTGCTCCGGCCTCCAGGTTCGATTCCTCAGGCTGGCCTTCAGGCCGTGCGGCAATGCCAACCCCCACAAGTGGGTGCGACACCTAAGCCACAGCGATGCCTACGTCATTCGGATCTGA
- the AP4M1 gene encoding AP-4 complex subunit mu-1 isoform X6 — MLRNFIQTEAVVSKPFSLFDLSSVGLFGAETQQSKVAPSSAASRPVLSSRSDQSQKNEVFLDVVERLSVLIASNGSLLKVDVQGEIRLKSFLPSGSEMRIGLTEEFCVGKSELRGYGPGIRVDEVSFHSSVNLDEFESHRILRLQPPQGELTVMRYQLSDDLPSPLPFRLFPSVQWDRGSGRLQVYLKLRCDLPSKSQALNVRLHLPLPRGVVSLSQELSSPEQKAELAEGALRWDLPRVQGGSQLSGLFQMDVPGPPGPPSHGLSTSAPPLGLGPASLSFELPRHTCSGLQVRFLRLAFRPCGNANPHKWVRHLSHSDAYVIRI, encoded by the exons ATGCTGAGGAATTTCATCCAGACGGAAGCTGTGGTCAGCAAGCCCTTCAGCCTCTTTGACCTCAGCAGCGTTGGCTTG TTTGGGGCTGAGACACAACAGAGCAAAGTGGCTCCCAGCAGTGCAGCCAGCCGCCCTGTCCTGTCCAGTCGCTCTGACCAG agCCAAAAGAATGAAGTTTTTTTGGATGTGGTCGAGAGATTGTCTGTACTGATAGCATCTAAT GGCTCCCTGCTGAAGGTGGATGTGCAGGGAGAGATTCGGCTCAAGAGTTTCCTTCCCAGCGGCTCTG AGATGCGCATTGGCTTGACGGAAGAGTTTTGTGTGGGAAAGTCAGAGCTAAGAG gtTATGGGCCAGGAATCCGGGTCGATGAAGTCTCGTTTCACAGCTCTGTGAATCTGGATGAGTTTGAGTCTCATCGAATCCTCCGCTTGCAACCACCTCAGGGCGAG CTGACTGTGATGCGGTACCAACTCTCCGATGACCTCCCGTCACCGCTTCCCTTCCGACTCTTCCCCTCTGTGCAGTGGGACCGAGGCTCAGGCCG GCTCCAGGTTTATCTGAAGTTGCGATGCGACCTGCCCTCGAAGAG CCAAGCCCTCAATGTCAGGCTGCACCTTCCCCTGCCTCGAGGGGTGGTCAG CCTGTCTCAGGAGCTGAGCAGCCCAGAGCAGAAGGCCGAGCTGGCGGAGGGAGCCCTTCGCTGGGACCTGCCTCGGGTGCAAGGAGGCTCTCAACTCTCGGGCCTTTTCCAG ATGGACGTCCCAGGGCCCCCAGGACCTCCCAGCCATGGGCTCTCCACCTCGGCCCCTCCTCTGGGTCTGGGCCCGGCCAGTCTCTCCTTTGAGCTTCCCCGGCACACGTGCTCCGGCCTCCAGGTTCGATTCCTCAGGCTGGCCTTCAGGCCGTGCGGCAATGCCAACCCCCACAAGTGGGTGCGACACCTAAGCCACAGCGATGCCTACGTCATTCGGATCTGA
- the AP4M1 gene encoding AP-4 complex subunit mu-1 isoform X7: MRIGLTEEFCVGKSELRGYGPGIRVDEVSFHSSVNLDEFESHRILRLQPPQGELTVMRYQLSDDLPSPLPFRLFPSVQWDRGSGRLQVYLKLRCDLPSKSQALNVRLHLPLPRGVVSLSQELSSPEQKAELAEGALRWDLPRVQGGSQLSGLFQMDVPGPPGPPSHGLSTSAPPLGLGPASLSFELPRHTCSGLQVRFLRLAFRPCGNANPHKWVRHLSHSDAYVIRI; this comes from the exons ATGCGCATTGGCTTGACGGAAGAGTTTTGTGTGGGAAAGTCAGAGCTAAGAG gtTATGGGCCAGGAATCCGGGTCGATGAAGTCTCGTTTCACAGCTCTGTGAATCTGGATGAGTTTGAGTCTCATCGAATCCTCCGCTTGCAACCACCTCAGGGCGAG CTGACTGTGATGCGGTACCAACTCTCCGATGACCTCCCGTCACCGCTTCCCTTCCGACTCTTCCCCTCTGTGCAGTGGGACCGAGGCTCAGGCCG GCTCCAGGTTTATCTGAAGTTGCGATGCGACCTGCCCTCGAAGAG CCAAGCCCTCAATGTCAGGCTGCACCTTCCCCTGCCTCGAGGGGTGGTCAG CCTGTCTCAGGAGCTGAGCAGCCCAGAGCAGAAGGCCGAGCTGGCGGAGGGAGCCCTTCGCTGGGACCTGCCTCGGGTGCAAGGAGGCTCTCAACTCTCGGGCCTTTTCCAG ATGGACGTCCCAGGGCCCCCAGGACCTCCCAGCCATGGGCTCTCCACCTCGGCCCCTCCTCTGGGTCTGGGCCCGGCCAGTCTCTCCTTTGAGCTTCCCCGGCACACGTGCTCCGGCCTCCAGGTTCGATTCCTCAGGCTGGCCTTCAGGCCGTGCGGCAATGCCAACCCCCACAAGTGGGTGCGACACCTAAGCCACAGCGATGCCTACGTCATTCGGATCTGA